In Symphalangus syndactylus isolate Jambi chromosome 6, NHGRI_mSymSyn1-v2.1_pri, whole genome shotgun sequence, a genomic segment contains:
- the GIMAP6 gene encoding GTPase IMAP family member 6 isoform X1, producing MEEEEYEQIPQENPPEELSQDPVLELSRGSSLVLGENVQPHLQGCGPRMVAQRWFQGRCWSLTICPCSLGIHLGAPGEDKMGYMGPYPSSFCFLWIFLGLREKEQKTPRRLRLILMGKTGSGKSATGNSILGREVFESKLSTRPVTKTSQRQSREWAGKELEVIDTPDILSPQVSPEVAATICQAIVLSAPGPHAVLLVTQLGRFTDEDQQVVRRLQEVFGVGVLGHTILVFTRKEDLAGGSLEDYVRETDNQALAWLDVTLARRHCSFNNRAQGEEQEAQLQELMEKVEAILWENEGDYYSNKAYQYTQQNFRPKELQERQVTQGQGSEDVPGEESWLEGLSRIQKESEEAHRCLLGRADL from the exons atggaagaagaagaatatgaACAAATTCCCCAGGAGAATCCCCCAGAAGAGCTGTCCCAGGATCCTGTGCTGGAGCTGTCAAGAG GCTCTTCTCTTGTATTGGGAGAGAACGTTCAGCCCCACCTTCAAGGATGTGGGCCTAGAATGGTGGCCCAGCGCTGGTTTCAGGGCAGATGTTGGTCTTTGACAATCTGCCCCTGCAGTCTGGGGATACACCTAGGGGCTCCTGGTGAGGACAAGATGGGGTACATGGGCCCTTACCCCAGTTCCTTCTGCTTTCTTTGGATATTTCTAGGTCTAAGGGAGAAAGAACAGAAGACCccaaggagactgaggctcattCTCATGGGGAAAACAGGAAGTGGGAAGAGTGCAACAGGAAACAGCATCCTTGGCAGGGAAGTCTTCGAGTCTAAACTCAGCACCAGACCCGTGACCAAGACCTCCCAGAGACAGAGCCGAGAGTGGGCTGGGAAGGAGCTTGAGGTGATCGACACACCCGACATTCTGTCCCCCCAGGTCTCGCCAGAGGTGGCAGCCACTATCTGCCAAGCCATCGTGTTATCCGCCCCAGGGCCCCACGCCGTGCTCCTGGTGACACAACTGGGCCGGTTCACGGATGAGGATCAGCAGGTGGTCAGGCGCCTGCAGGAGGTCTTTGGGGTGGGGGTTCTGGGTCACACCATCCTGGTGTTCACCCGGAAGGAAGACCTGGCCGGCGGCTCCCTGGAAGACTATGTGCGAGAGACCGACAACCAGGCCCTTGCCTGGCTGGATGTGACCCTTGCACGGCGCCATTGCAGCTTCAACAACAGGGCACAGGGGGAGGAGCAGGAGGCCCAACTGCAAGAGCTCATGGAGAAAGTTGAAGCCATTCTGTGGGAAAATGAAGGAGATTATTACAGCAACAAGGCTTACCAATATACCCAACAAAACTTTCGACCAAAAGAACTACAGGAAAGGCAAGTAACCCAGGGCCAAGGCTCTGAGGACGTGCCTGGTGAGGAGTCGTGGCTGGAAGGACTGTCCCGGATCCAGAAGGAATCTGAGGAAGCCCACAGATGCCTGCTGGGGAGGGCTGACCTTTGA
- the GIMAP6 gene encoding GTPase IMAP family member 6 isoform X2 yields MEEEEYEQIPQENPPEELSQDPVLELSRGLREKEQKTPRRLRLILMGKTGSGKSATGNSILGREVFESKLSTRPVTKTSQRQSREWAGKELEVIDTPDILSPQVSPEVAATICQAIVLSAPGPHAVLLVTQLGRFTDEDQQVVRRLQEVFGVGVLGHTILVFTRKEDLAGGSLEDYVRETDNQALAWLDVTLARRHCSFNNRAQGEEQEAQLQELMEKVEAILWENEGDYYSNKAYQYTQQNFRPKELQERQVTQGQGSEDVPGEESWLEGLSRIQKESEEAHRCLLGRADL; encoded by the exons atggaagaagaagaatatgaACAAATTCCCCAGGAGAATCCCCCAGAAGAGCTGTCCCAGGATCCTGTGCTGGAGCTGTCAAGAG GTCTAAGGGAGAAAGAACAGAAGACCccaaggagactgaggctcattCTCATGGGGAAAACAGGAAGTGGGAAGAGTGCAACAGGAAACAGCATCCTTGGCAGGGAAGTCTTCGAGTCTAAACTCAGCACCAGACCCGTGACCAAGACCTCCCAGAGACAGAGCCGAGAGTGGGCTGGGAAGGAGCTTGAGGTGATCGACACACCCGACATTCTGTCCCCCCAGGTCTCGCCAGAGGTGGCAGCCACTATCTGCCAAGCCATCGTGTTATCCGCCCCAGGGCCCCACGCCGTGCTCCTGGTGACACAACTGGGCCGGTTCACGGATGAGGATCAGCAGGTGGTCAGGCGCCTGCAGGAGGTCTTTGGGGTGGGGGTTCTGGGTCACACCATCCTGGTGTTCACCCGGAAGGAAGACCTGGCCGGCGGCTCCCTGGAAGACTATGTGCGAGAGACCGACAACCAGGCCCTTGCCTGGCTGGATGTGACCCTTGCACGGCGCCATTGCAGCTTCAACAACAGGGCACAGGGGGAGGAGCAGGAGGCCCAACTGCAAGAGCTCATGGAGAAAGTTGAAGCCATTCTGTGGGAAAATGAAGGAGATTATTACAGCAACAAGGCTTACCAATATACCCAACAAAACTTTCGACCAAAAGAACTACAGGAAAGGCAAGTAACCCAGGGCCAAGGCTCTGAGGACGTGCCTGGTGAGGAGTCGTGGCTGGAAGGACTGTCCCGGATCCAGAAGGAATCTGAGGAAGCCCACAGATGCCTGCTGGGGAGGGCTGACCTTTGA
- the GIMAP6 gene encoding GTPase IMAP family member 6 isoform X3: MEEEEYEQIPQENPPEELSQDPVLELSRGLARGGSHYLPSHRVIRPRAPRRAPGDTTGPVHG; this comes from the exons atggaagaagaagaatatgaACAAATTCCCCAGGAGAATCCCCCAGAAGAGCTGTCCCAGGATCCTGTGCTGGAGCTGTCAAGAG GTCTCGCCAGAGGTGGCAGCCACTATCTGCCAAGCCATCGTGTTATCCGCCCCAGGGCCCCACGCCGTGCTCCTGGTGACACAACTGGGCCGGTTCACGGATGA